From the genome of Acidimicrobiia bacterium:
CGCGGCGTGGTCCGCCGCGAAGATCATCGCCGACGACATGAGCACGTCTTCGCCGTACCCGGCGGGGACCGCCTCCTCGACGTCGTGACCGAGCTCCTCGAGGAGCTCGACGGTGTCGCGAACCGCCGAACGGTTGGCCGGCGCGCACGCGTCGGGCTCGACGCCCGGATACTCGTGGAACGCGATCCGCAGGCGGCCTGGGTCCGCGCCGACCTCGCGGACGAGCGGCCGGGCGAACGGCGGCGCCCACCAGGAGTCGCCGGTCGCGGGTCCGGACATCGCGTCGAGCAGCGCGGCGGCGTCGGCGACCGTGCGCGCCAACGGTCCGTTGATCGAGAAGTGCTGCTGCGCGTCCGGCGCGGCCGAGACGCGCCCGCGTGCCGGCTTGATGCCGAACACGCCGTTCCATGACGACGGGTTGCGGATCGAGCCACCGCCGTCGGACCCCTGGGAGATCGGGCACAACCCGGCCGCCAGCGCGGCCGCCGCGCCGCCCGACGAGCCGCCGCACGACCGCTCGGGATCCCACGGGTTCCGCCCAGGCGGATACGCGGGCGGCTCGCTGATGTTCAGTGGTCCGAACTCGGGGGTGATCGTCTTGCCGAGGAACACGAAACCGGCGGCCTTCACACGCGCGACAACCTCGTCGTCGTGGTCGGGGACGCGGTCGTGCCACTCCGCAGTTGCGTGCGTGCTCACGATCCCAGTGGTGTCGTTGAGGTCCTTGATCGAGATGGGGACGCCGAGGAACTGAGGGATGTCTTCACCGCCGGAAGCAAGCCGAGCTTCAGCGGCGCGTGCGTGCTCACGCGCGAAGTCGGCCGCGACCGTGATGTACGAGTTGAGCTTGCGGTCGAGCGCTTCGATGCGCGCCAGGTACAGCTCCACGAGCTGTGTCGGCGAGACGTCCCCGTTGCGGACCATCGCCGCTTGGTCGATCGCCGGGGTGAAGGCCAGCTCACGGTCGTCCATCGCGTCTCCTTCGACTCGCGATCATGTCGATGGCATGCCGGTCAGGTATGCGGACTCCAGGTCTCCGAGATGCGATCGCAGGTCGGCCGCCGCGCCTTCGAGCTCGACGTGGCCGTGCCGAAGCACAAGGGCGCGGTCGGCGAAGCGCAGCGCTTCCCCCGCGTGCTGCTCGACAAGAAGGACGCCGACCCCGCGGTCGGCGGCAGCCCGGATGGCACGCAGCAACCGTTCCACCACGAGCGGAGCCAGGCCGAGTGAGAGCTCGTCCACCAGGAGCAGCCGTGGCTCGGCAGCGAGTGCTCGACCGAGGGTGAGCATCTGCTGCTCACCACCGGAGAGAAGACCCGCGCGCCGCTTCAGCAGCGGCGCGAGCTCGGGGAACAGCTCAACCGCGTCCTCGACCGATCCGCGTCCGAGCCGCAGATTTCCGCCCGCGTTGAGCGCCGCAATCACCCCCCGCTCCTCGGGGACGAAGCCGAGGCCCTGGCGAACGCGCTTGTGCACGGGCCATCGGCGCGGCGCGCCGAGGAACCGAACCTCGCCCGCGAGGGGCCGGAGCTCGCCGGCGAGCGTGAGGAGTGTGGTCGTCTTGCCCGCGCCGTTGGGCCCGAGCAGAGCGACGATCTCGCCCGGGTGCACTGCCAGGTCGAGGTCGCGCACGGCAGCGAGATCGCCGTATCCAGCCGAGAGACCGCGCGCCTCGATCAGTGGTTCGAGCGCGTCGGCGATGCTCGCTTCTACCGCTACGGGCGCGCGCGCCGATGCCGCAACGAAAGGCTCGACCTCCTCGGCGTCAGCCGGCTCGCCAAGGTACGCGGCGAGAACCGCGGGGTCGTGGAGGATCTCGTCGGGTGTACCGCTCGCGAGGTGGCGACCCGCGTCGAGGACGGTGACGCGGTCGCAGACC
Proteins encoded in this window:
- a CDS encoding amidase — protein: MDDRELAFTPAIDQAAMVRNGDVSPTQLVELYLARIEALDRKLNSYITVAADFAREHARAAEARLASGGEDIPQFLGVPISIKDLNDTTGIVSTHATAEWHDRVPDHDDEVVARVKAAGFVFLGKTITPEFGPLNISEPPAYPPGRNPWDPERSCGGSSGGAAAALAAGLCPISQGSDGGGSIRNPSSWNGVFGIKPARGRVSAAPDAQQHFSINGPLARTVADAAALLDAMSGPATGDSWWAPPFARPLVREVGADPGRLRIAFHEYPGVEPDACAPANRSAVRDTVELLEELGHDVEEAVPAGYGEDVLMSSAMIFAADHAARADLEPYPPLETLDPWMRTLVEIGRTVMATDYVKSMTGLQEMSRRTVAFFNDYDLFVAPTVAGPPPVVGSMAGAGFDDVLKFWALTPFTALWNTTGQPAVSLPLAHDEAGLPVGVQIVGRPVDEPTLVRVSAQLESANPWINRRPPVS